Proteins encoded by one window of Cloeon dipterum chromosome 4, ieCloDipt1.1, whole genome shotgun sequence:
- the LOC135942947 gene encoding transient receptor potential cation channel protein painless-like — protein sequence MTTNKMDTEKLIDLMNSGSEIEFCNFLENAHNLNPVHILRVICDAKNIEEETRCKFATKLLEKHDAHGSKAPFPVHQAAGNGYFQLCSALIRHPKHPANVKVRSLNGETTIIRVVRGAVKRKSDATSEEDALNLIETLTGIDPASVHVRDNVTNKYTAVHLAAKHGLWKLVEFFLKNNANINIQIGDDTARQLIAAYHEDWVKDYAGSTELGEDRMEQLVSELENSQKGKEQIFSKWLEDNKSNLQLDELCKGEYTLLQYAIRNRLPNMAKSLIARNADPNTAFYCALDAGEEYFTIIKESQIKLNVTPLDDLKQTVLHKAVLSECPSVNVVEFLINAAREQENVDFVKWINAKDHNGLTVLHIAAVLYLNDVVILLLKNDANIFIKDDFDLPAFYHVQPELIEEHLDRQITRTEPLKDYGIVFDLRFLDVPREKTERSADKETSIIIYQAVPKDENKTKAREYEIQSEMEPLRMLADSSLHSRLLQHPVIRAFLQLKWQRLYWFYWLNCSFYLAFALSFIAFVFSVDLKHFDGEGTKLSNASHAAGGKYFHNDHHHLFQLTTGMLTFFLALRELSQALFLTTKYICNWENWLEVIIILLTFLLLVVPFSKALASALTLLISLEMFLLMSRHPRLANYIHMFLQVARNFVKFLLWYFLMILAFGFSFYIIFPFCENKDDESKKCKTFFNTIYDSIFKTVVMISGEFEAGEIEFDHVSITSHLIFIAFLFFISIVMVNLLNGLAVSDTQQIKNDAELIFCKSQAKFFHDIESTLLMTYHEGDNCPSVFRSFARWISKKILLINNLLAGHNNSVTVLLHKNNQVIPDVRLLSKSSVFRLFCGCQILPLPIRKICNTFNTIVRDALQVISKNEERRKAVEASEKIEEQNKAIPDRLQRLEELVQTLLTEMSQQTRPRNGVKP from the exons ATGACAACAAATAAGATGGATACCGAGAAATTGATAGATCTGATGAACAGCGGTagcgaaattgaattttgcaatttcttgGAGAACGctcataatttaaatcctgTTCATATTCTACGCGTTATTTGCGACGCAAAAAACATTGAG gaAGAAACTCGTTGCAAATTTGCCACAAAACTACTGGAAAAGCACGACGCTCACGGCAGCAAAGCACCCTTTCCAGTTCACCAAGCAGCAGGAAATGGTTACTTCCAACTATGCAGTGCTCTAATCAGGCACCCAAAACACCCCGCGAACGTAAAGGTGCGGAGTTTAAATGGTGAAACCACTATCATCCGGGTCGTGCGCGGGgcagtgaaaagaaaaagcgaCGCTACCAGTGAAGAGGATGCCCTAAATCTCATCGAGACATTAACAGGAATTGATCCCGCAAGCGTCCACGTCAGAGACAATGTGACTAACAAATATACTGCTGTTCACTTGGCAGCAAAGCATGGGCTTTGGAAGTTAGtcgaatttttccttaaaaacaaTGCTAACATTAACATTCAAATTGGAGACGATACAGCCAGGCAATTAATAGCGGCCTACCACGAAGACTGGGTGAAAGATTACGCTGGAAGTACTGAACTGGGCGAAGATCGCATGGAACAATTGGTTTCGGAGTTGGAAAATTCACAGAAGGGCAAAGAGCAGATATTCAGCAAATGGCTAGAAGACAATAAATCAAATCTGCAATTAGACGAGCTGTGCAAAGGAGAATACACATTGCTGCAGTATGCCATACGGAACCGACTCCCCAATATGGCTAAGAGTCTTATTGCGAGGAATGCCGATCCAAATACTGCATTTTATTGTGCCCTCGATGCAGGAGAGGAATACTTTACCATCATAAAGGAGTCACAAATAAAGCTGAACGTAACGCCGTTGGACGACCTAAAGCAAACCGTTCTCCATAAAGCAGTGCTTTCTGAATGTCCAAGCGTCAATGTGGTGGAGTTTTTGATTAATGCCGCGAGGGAGCAAGAAAATGTGGATTTTGTAAAGTGGATAAATGCCAAGGACCATAATGGCTTGACCGTTCTTCACATTGCTGCCGTGCTGTACTTAAATGACGTGGTGATTCTCCTGCTTAAAAATGACGCCAATATATTCATTAAAGATGATTTCGACCTGCCCGCTTTTTACCACGTCCAGCCAGAGTTGATTGAAGAACATTTGGACAGACAGATCACACGTACGGAGCCTCTGAAAGACTACGGAATTGTTTTCGACCTCCGTTTTCTCGATGTTCCGCGCGAAAAGACAGAGAGAAGCGCGGATAAAGAGACCTCTATTATTATCTACCAGGCCGTTCCTAAGGACGAAAACAAGACAAAAGCGAGGGAATACGAAATTCAATCGGAAATGGAGCCGCTGAGAATGTTGGCGGACTCTTCTCTCCACTCACGCCTTCTGCAGCACCCTGTGATCAGGGCCTTCCTGCAACTCAAGTGGCAGCGCCTCTACTGGTTTTACTGGCTCAACTGTAGCTTTTACTTGGCGTTCGCACTTTCTTTCATTGCCTTTGTCTTCAGCGTAGACCTGAAGCATTTTGACGGCGAGGGCACGAAACTCTCCAACGCGAGCCACGCTGctggaggaaaatattttcacaacgATCACCATCACTTGTTTCAACTGACCACAGGCATGTTGACATTTTTCCTAGCTCTCAGGGAGCTTTCCCAGGCCCTTTTCCTCACCACAAAATACATCTGTAACTGGGAAAATTGGCTCGAGGTGATCATCATCCTGCTGACATTTTTACTACTGGTCGTACCGTTCAGCAAAGCACTCGCCTCCGCCCTTACGCTACTCATCTCGCTGGAAATGTTTCTCCTCATGAGCCGCCACCCACGACTCGCTAATTACATTCACATGTTCCTCCAAGTGGCTCGCAACTTCGTCAAATTCCTTCTGTGGTactttttgatgattttggcTTTCGGATTTTCCTTCTACATCATTTTCCCCTTTTGCGAAAACAAGGACGACGAGTCGAAAAAGTGCAAAACCTTTTTCAACACCATATACGACTCAATTTTCAAGACGGTCGTCATGATTTCGGGCGAATTTGAAGCAGGGGAAATCGAATTTGACCACGTTTCTATCACCAGCCACCTGATTTTCATCGCATTCCtcttttttatctcaattgTCATGGTGAATCTTCTAAACGGTCTAGCAGTCAGCGACACGCAGCAGATAAAAAATGACGCTGAACTCATATTCTGCAAGTCACAAGCGAAATTTTTCCACGACATTGAATCTACCCTCCTGATGACCTATCACGAAGGAGACAACTGTCCTTCAGTGTTCAGATCGTTTGCTAGATGGATAAGCAAGAAAATACTCCTGATCAACAATCTGCTCGCTGGGCACAACAATTCAGTGACTGTTTTGCTGCATAAAAACAACCAAGTCATTCCTGATGTGCGGCTCTTGAGTAAGAGCAGCGTTTTCAGGCTTTTTTGTGGGTGCCAAATACTGCCTCTACCAATTCGGAAAATTTGCAACACTTTCAACACAATTGTCAGAGATGCATTGCAAGTGATTAGTAAAAATGAAGAGCGCAGGAAAGCAGTAGAAGcctcagaaaaaattgaagagcagAATAAAGCTATTCCGGACCGTTTGCAGCGCCTTGAGGAGCTCGTCCAAACCCTCCTAACAGAGAT GTCTCAGCAGACACGACCGCGTAATGGAGTGAAACCATAA
- the LOC135944521 gene encoding transient receptor potential cation channel protein painless-like: protein MIDEKLEDLMRKGDTTEFNRILKTTTDFDPNYLLRQICNSDSVKEETLATFATNLLEKFDAHGIVSPIPIHLAAEKGRAILLATLINHPKHPADVTVVNYYGETAINSAVRGAVERKEKDPKSEENALKCIKLLVDKNCSIHVRDNVSNKFTPVHLAAKNQLWQLVEFFLEQGVNIDVEIGNETARQFIEDFNPEWEKNYKGDTTKGEDSRDVLISQLENNRNTNKEEIFQNWMKDNESSLRVNDPCKGRYTFLECAIKNRLPAMARELIERGANPNPAFILALMAGEQYLDILKESKFKLDIMQLAQGDSKHTVLHKAVLSEKPTVSVIDFLLKEAKRQQIEDFDLWINARDYNGCTALHLASKRHLKDVIATLLRNKANMFVCNNFDLPAFYHIRPEQIEEHLNEQIQLTASLNDENYGVIFDLGFLNIPRGIHKTNEEQKKGGKEIYHPVEKDENKREQFKNETIYPEMEPLIMLAESPIHNSLLQHPVVRVFLQLKWQRLYWFYWLNCIFYLIFVISFFAFVFSIDLKKIDSDGAFNSTSLSDKNDDENLYFKHHHLFQMTTAVLTFFLALRELSQALFLTEKYLLNWENWLEVLIILLTFLLLIAPFSKALASALSLLICLEMFLLMSRYPRLANYIHMFFQVARNFVKFLSWYFLMILAFGFSFYILFPHCKGNPEDGCKIFFNTIPYSIFKTVIMISGEYESGDLKFDHVSIVSHLIFIAFLFFISIVMVNLLNGLAVSDTQQIKNDAELIFCKSQAKFFHDIETTLLMTYREGGRCPAALRSFARWMSKKILLIDNLLAKQENTVTVLLNKNNEVKPDVRLYKDNEICMLFCACKMFPSGVRRICNKYNTIVRDALLIVNKNEERENEVSARLQRLEELVQTLLRQKPANN from the exons atgattgatgaaaaattggaGGATTTAATGCGAAAGGGTGATACAACAGAATTCAACAGAATATTGAAAACAACAACCGACTTCGATCCTAATTATCTTCTGCGCCAAATCTGCAACTCCGACAGCGTCAAG GAGGAAACGCTTGCGACGTTTGCAACAAACCTACTGGAAAAATTTGACGCTCATGGAATTGTAAGTCCCATTCCCATTCACTTGGCAGCGGAAAAGGGCCGAGCAATCTTACTGGCCACCCTTATTAATCACCCAAAACACCCTGCTGACGTCACCGTTGTCAATTATTATGGCGAAACGGCTATTAACTCTGCAGTTCGAGGTGCAGTAGAGAGGAAGGAAAAAGACCCGAAGAGTGAGGAAAACGCTCTTAAATGCATCAAACTCCTGGTGGATAAGAACTGCAGCATTCACGTCAGGGACAACGTGTCCAACAAATTCACGCCGGTTCACTTGGCagcgaaaaatcaattatggCAACTGGTGGAATTTTTTCTCGAACAAGGAGTGAACATCGACGTGGAAATTGGGAACGAAACGGCCAGGCAGTTTATAGAGGATTTCAACCCAGAGtgggagaaaaattacaaaggaGACACGACCAAGGGCGAGGACAGCAGGGATGTGCTGATTTCCCAACTGGAAAATAACAGAAACACCAACAAAGAggagatttttcaaaactggATGAAAGACAACGAATCGAGTCTCAGGGTCAACGATCCCTGCAAAGGAAGATATACCTTTTTGGAGTGCGCCATTAAAAACCGATTACCTGCAATGGCCCGCGAGCTCATCGAAAGAGGGGCAAATCCGAATCCTGCGTTCATTCTTGCTCTGATGGCGGGCGAGCAGTACTTGGACATATTGAAGGAGTCCAAGTTCAAGCTGGATATTATGCAACTGGCTCAGGGCGACTCAAAGCACACTGTCCTTCACAAGGCAGTGCTGTCTGAAAAACCCACCGTGAGCGTGATCGATTTCTTGCTCAAAGAGGCCAAGAGGCAACAAATAGAGGACTTTGACTTGTGGATTAACGCGAGGGATTACAACGGGTGCACCGCCCTTCACCTCGCATCTAAACGCCATTTAAAAGATGTGATCGCAACTCTACTGCGAAATAAGGCGAATATGTTTGTTTGCAACAATTTCGATCTGCCCGCCTTCTACCACATTCGGCCAGAGCAGATCGAAGAGCATCTCAACGAACAGATACAGCTCACTGCCTCactaaatgatgaaaattacgGAGTTATTTTTGACCTGGGCTTCCTCAACATTCCCCGCGGAATACACAAGACAAATGAGGAGCAAAAGAAGGGTGGTAAAGAAATATACCACCCAGTTGAAAAAGATGAAAACAAAAGAGAGCAATTCAAAAACGAAACAATATACCCTGAAATGGAGCCTCTTATTATGCTTGCGGAATCGCCCATTCACAACTCATTACTGCAGCATCCCGTTGTTAGAGTCTTCCTGCAGCTCAAGTGGCAGCGCCTTTACTGGTTTTATTGGCTCAACTGCATTTTTTACCTCATCTTCGTGATATCTTTCTTCGCATTTGTCTTCAGCATCGACTTGAAGAAAATCGACAGCGATGGCGCTTTTAATTCAACCAGTTTAAGTGACAAAAACGACGATGAAAATCTTTACTTTAAACACCACCATCTATTTCAAATGACCACCGCTGTATTGACCTTTTTCTTAGCCCTGAGAGAACTCTCACAAGCTCTGTTCCTCACAGAAAAATACTTATTGAATTGGGAGAACTGGCTCGAAGTGCTCATCATCCTGCTAACATTTTTACTGCTGATTGCACCGTTCAGCAAGGCCCTTGCCTCCGCGCTTTCGCTTCTAATCTGCCTGGAAATGTTTCTCCTGATGAGCCGGTATCCGCGACTCGCAAATTACATCCACATGTTTTTCCAAGTAGCCCGAAACTTTGTGAAGTTTCTTTCGTGGTACTTTTTGATGATTCTGGCGTTTGGATTTTCCTTTTATATACTCTTCCCACACTGCAAAGGAAACCCAGAGGAtggctgcaaaatatttttcaataccatcccttattcaattttcaagaCAGTTATAATGATTTCCGGCGAGTATGAATCCGGCGATTTGAAGTTTGACCACGTTTCCATCGTGAGCCACCTAATTTTCATCGCGTTcctctttttcatttcaatcgtCATGGTTAACCTGCTCAACGGTTTGGCAGTCAGCGACACGCAGCAGATAAAAAACGACGCCGAACTGATATTCTGCAAGTCTCAAGCGAAATTTTTCCACGACATTGAAACAACCCTTTTAATGACCTACCGCGAGGGAGGCCGCTGCCCCGCGGCGCTAAGATCATTTGCGCGTTGGATGAGCAAGAAAATTCTTCTAATTGACAACCTTCtagcaaaacaagaaaatacaGTAACAgttttgctaaataaaaacaacgaAGTCAAGCCCGACGTTCGTTTGTACAAGGACAACGAAATTTGCATGCTGTTTTGCGCTTGCAAAATGTTCCCATCTGGAGTGCGAAGAATATGCAACAAATACAACACCATCGTCAGAGACGCTCTTTTAATTGTTAACAAAAATGAAGAGCGCGAAAATGAGGTATCCGCACGTCTTCAGCGCCTTGAAGAACTCGTCCAGACGCTGTTGCGTCAGAAACCAgcgaacaattaa
- the LOC135944523 gene encoding transient receptor potential cation channel protein painless-like, with translation MRTGYPVYDASDSSACRKDETMGQGYFGSRPKRRDRQQKLLMGPAKNIRELTERTLDLYWASRTGNHKLVASLLRRGADPTVCHPDSGEGPLHVAACHGHFKVVQELLENGCGPNVRTAFPADETALHVLVRNCSAAKITWTRAREVKCLREVLAAPGLDVDACDGAGLTAVHLAARFGLWDFVDLVLTRNPNLDLRIDGETAREIIFRDSGRQWNNLPTRRSESQVVSTLQILLACLRDRREDEFLQMMESVDDGEVSKVEMQNCLKMACSYGCLRAVQLLLHRGADPNDFAYEPPVVMAAKLGHADVLQTLLETGTVVLNRCDHPLWQRSPLHLAVLSACSSSAPSKYLRCIALLLESRHGLDLDNVDFRGNTALHYAAKSPQRDLTRLLLRAGCDVFVCNQHNEPGFLHVGVDELRAHLDGFVSQKGLAARNHSLELYYQFLRSKRLTGGEMQPMLLLGRSKAHRPLLSHPLLTSFLHLKWQRLKPFFYCKFFAYFLFATALSVYIYHVVQATALQSTQYVRWISVGLLGVFVFGEVLEACVSIKRYLNNFENVLKLVLIVLSVVLLTAGEIIEPWPRRYVATATVICAYVELALLIGTHPRFATYIDMYLRVSRNFAGLFFLFSFLIFAFAFSFFVLYQDDADNTFFSTLGGSVFKTVIMLTGEMEADNLNTNLLGYLLFLAFVLFVPICLVNLVTGLAVSDIAAIRQEAEVGLIAAKVELYADIESLLLGSALQALPRCCCSFVDRKIRLLGNFLVDNKLVWYLDFDNKMEPDSSQVSWFSKFVPESLKKFRRIEWLAIVEEALKISSAPPVDQQASTIASLEAKIEQMQLQVAELVSIIKKSENAKHV, from the exons ATGAGGACTGG TTATCCAGTGTACGACGCATCCGACTCCTCTGCGTGCAGGAAAGACGAAACGATGGGACAAGGGTACTTTGGCAGCCGCCCGAAGCGCAGGGATCGCCAGCAAAAGCTGCTTATGGGTCCCGCCAAGAACATCAGGGAGCTGACCGAACGCACCCTCGACCTCTACTGGGCCAGCCGAACA GGCAACCACAAGCTCGTGGCAAGCCTGCTGCGGCGTGGCGCCGACCCGACGGTTTGCCATCCGGACAGCGGCGAGGGCCCGCTGCACGTTGCCGCCTGCCACGGACACTTCAAGGTGGTGCAGGAGCTGCTGGAGAACGGCTGCGGGCCGAACGTGCGGACGGCGTTCCCGGCCGACGAGACGGCCCTGCATGTATTAGTGCGCAACTGCAGCGCCGCCAAGATTACGTGGACAAGGGCCCGCGAGGTCAAGTGCCTGCGCGAGGTGCTGGCGGCGCCAGGCCTCGACGTAGACGCTTGCGACGGCGCCGGCCTTACTGCGGTCCACTTGGCCGCCAGATTTGGCCTCTGGGACTTTGTCGACCTTGTGCTGACGAGGAATCCAAACCTGGACCTGCGCATCGACGGAGAAACCGCCAGGGAGATCATCTTCAG GGACAGCGGGCGTCAGTGGAACAACCTGCCGACGCGCAGGTCAGAGAGCCAGGTCGTTAGTACTCTCCAGATTTTGCTCGCCTGCCTCAGGGACCGCAGGGAGGACGAGTTTCTGCAGATGATGGAATCTGTCGACGACGGCGAAGTATCCAAGGTGGAGATgcaaaattgcttgaaaatggCCTGCAGTTACGGCTGTCTCAGGGCCGTCCAACTCCTCCTGCACCGCGGCGCCGATCCCAACGACTTTGCCTACGAGCCTCCAGTCGTCATGGCGGCAAAACTCGGTCATGCAGACGTGCTGCAGACTCTACTCGAGACCGGAACTGTTGTCCTCAACAG ATGCGATCACCCTTTGTGGCAGAGGAGTCCGCTCCATTTAGCCGTGCTTTCAGCTTGCTCGAGCAGCGCACCCAGCAAATACCTGAGGTGCATCGCTTTGCTTCTGGAGAGTAGGCACGGACTGGACTTGGACAACGTTGACTTCCGCGGCAACACAGCGCTGCACTACGCGGCCAAGAGCCCGCAACGCGACCTGACGCGCCTCTTGCTGCGTGCTGGATGCGACGTGTTCGTTTGCAACCAACATAACGAGCCTGGCTTTCTGCACGTGGGCGTCGACGAGCTGCGGGCCCACTTGGACGGATTCGTGAGCCAAAAAGGCCTGGCTGCCAGGAACCACAGTCTGGAGCTCTATTACCAGTTTTTACGGAGTAAAAGACTCACGGGCGGCGAAATGCAGccgatgctgctgctgggaagATCAAAGGCGCACAGACCGCTGCTCAGCCACCCACTGCTCACGTCCTTCCTGCATCTCAAGTGGCAGAGACTGAAGCCCTTCTTTTATTGCAagttttttgcttattttctgTTCGCAACAGCACTTTCTGTCTACATTTATCACGTCGTTCAGGCCACCGCGCTGCAGAGTACACAGTACGTCAGATGGATCAGTGTCGGACTATTAg gtGTTTTTGTCTTTGGTGAAGTGTTGGAGGCTTGCGTCTCTATAAAAAGATActtgaacaattttgaaaacgtGCTGAAGCTGGTGCTGATTGTTCTGTCAGTGGTGTTGCTAACAGCCGGCGAAATCATTGAGCCGTGGCCACGTCGGTACGTGGCTACGGCCACCGTCATTTGCGCCTATGTCGAGTTGGCCCTTTTGATTGGCACGCACCCGCGATTCGCCACTTACATCGACATGTACCTCCGAGTGTCTCGCAACTTTGCGGGTCTTTTCTTCCTCTTCAGCTTCCTCATCTTCGcatttgctttttcttttttcgtcCTCTATCAAGATGACGCAGACAACAC gtttttctCAACTCTCGGCGGGTCCGTTTTCAAAACAGTTATCATGTTAACTGGAGAGATGGAGGCTGACAACCTGAACACCAACCTTTTGGGCTATCTTCTTTTCCTGGCCTTTGTACTTTTTGTGCCGATCTGCCTGGTGAACCTGGTGACAGGCCTTGCGGTCAGTGACATTGCCGCCATCAGACAAGAGGCCGAAGTGGGCCTGATTGCGGCCAAGGTTGAACTCTACGCCGACATCGAGTCCCTTCTGCTGGGCTCGGCCCTTCAAGCTCTGCCCAGGTGCTGCTGTAGTTTTGTGGACCGCAAGATTCGCTTGCTCGGCAATTTTCTGGTGGACAACAAGCTCGTCTGGTATTTGGACTTTGACAACAAGATGGAACCAGACTCGAGCCAGGTCAGCTGGTTTTCTAAGTTTGTGCCGGAATCGTTGAAAAAGTTCCGCAGGATCGAGTGGTTAGCCATAGTGGAGGAAGCTCTGAAAATTTCGTCGGCACCTCCTGTCGACCAACAGGCGTCCACCATCGCTTCTTTGGAGGCAAAGATTGAGCAAATGCAGTTGCAGGTTGCTGAACTAGTCAGCATAATTAAGAAATCGGAAAATGCAAAGCATGTTTaa